The Saccharolobus shibatae B12 genomic interval ATAGGAGACGTAAATAACGCAATAACTCAAAGCGATGAAATAGTAAGAATTGAAAAGGCATTGGAAGAGGTAAAGAGAACTCTAAAGAATGGAGGAATAGCGGTAATTGACGAATTCCAAAGATTGCCAGAGATATATTGGTCTCTAATTGCCAGTTGGGCGCCTTCCGGTATATTGGTAGCTATTGGCTCAAGTTACGGGATTGTCAATAAGATCTTTGATAGAAATAGCCCCTTGTTAGGGATTTTCACACCTTTAGAAATAGGTCTAATCTCATATGAAGACGTGTTGTCACAACTTAACGACCCAGTCTTATCGGTACTTTACAGAGACCCTTGGATAATTCCCTTCATAGAAAGTTACGATGAGTTAAAGAAGAGAATAAAGGAGTTTTCACTAGTTGCAAAGGGTTTAATAGGAGAGGTTTTCAAAGAGGAGGAAAGACAACTCACAGATCTATATTACAAAATATTGTTAACCTTAGGGGAAGGTGTATGGAGGAGTAAGGAAATCGCTGGAATAATACAAAGGGAAGAACCAACAGTCGCATCAATGATAAATAAATTGGCTAAAATGGGGCTGGTAAGTAAGATTCTCACGTTAGGAAAAGAGAACTATTACAAGGTATCTTCCCCTCCCCTTTCCTTAATTTTGTATGCCGAAAGTAAGTATATGGTAAGCGAAAGGGATGCGTTGATAGAGGAACTACCCATTGGAAGGGAAGTCCAGTTTTCAATAGGAGAAATGTTAGCTAAGTACTTTGGAGGCCAACTTTACTATTCTCCTAAAGAGGACATAGATGTTGTAATAGTTAAGAAAAAGAAGCCAGTATGGGCTTTTGAAATTAAGATGGGAGAAATTACTAAAAGTGAAGCATTAAATAGTATAAAGAGGATGAGTAAGGTAAGCGAAAGGGTTGGTTTTGTCA includes:
- a CDS encoding AAA family ATPase, which gives rise to MRLYLRRQEENKIAGIKNWTLIYGRRKTGKTTLVKSALKYDTYIIIGDVNNAITQSDEIVRIEKALEEVKRTLKNGGIAVIDEFQRLPEIYWSLIASWAPSGILVAIGSSYGIVNKIFDRNSPLLGIFTPLEIGLISYEDVLSQLNDPVLSVLYRDPWIIPFIESYDELKKRIKEFSLVAKGLIGEVFKEEERQLTDLYYKILLTLGEGVWRSKEIAGIIQREEPTVASMINKLAKMGLVSKILTLGKENYYKVSSPPLSLILYAESKYMVSERDALIEELPIGREVQFSIGEMLAKYFGGQLYYSPKEDIDVVIVKKKKPVWAFEIKMGEITKSEALNSIKRMSKVSERVGFVSLKEKPDDYGDLNLGPKELMQIAKELSS